The Streptococcus mitis genome has a segment encoding these proteins:
- the cas10 gene encoding type III-B CRISPR-associated protein Cas10/Cmr2 gives MKYVGITIGPIFKTIGEAISPAGLWFGSYFFSTVTKKLCEKLVEIPNVKIFSPFYDSNSKQKPQEDGIGRYHDRILFLVDNNTVIEGELQSIISAVKKEMAEKFGEFNSGQIENFINNYLRIDFVILNEKTINEIIGKSGKAGNNIAIILNDALDALELMAAGKGRTDMNLFASFFAGQKGNRNIYIKESKLFTDTRPNSQLVIKHPDDSSDLKSIEDIALSRKKEENSSEEIPDGGVTPTRSEYYAVVNSDGDKVGTLLKALCKNVDISQQSDRINSFSKACLDYAGEAAKLVGKYGGMTIYAGGDDLLFIAPVHSLFSLCSELDEMFKKTLKKGLEEVELPDDSINVSLSFGVAVQYVKYPLYEALERARVQLYKAKESCGKRPNGSEISGGNRLGIELVKHSGKTVQLMVENEKLEMIDNLINYRATTNDQALESVLYNLQDTEIIFKLLFEKTAQNEFDFQKYKTRFLNNFNNPNQLTYHDYLEKIAEFFYNNYLEEYQDQDMVDTKEKVDGICTKRNMSIGEYYTKELQAILFLVKFWQGGK, from the coding sequence ATGAAATACGTAGGTATTACAATAGGTCCGATTTTTAAAACCATTGGAGAGGCGATCTCTCCGGCAGGTTTGTGGTTTGGCAGTTATTTTTTCTCAACGGTGACAAAGAAACTCTGTGAAAAACTTGTTGAGATTCCAAATGTCAAGATTTTTTCACCGTTTTATGACTCTAATAGTAAACAAAAACCACAAGAAGATGGTATTGGTCGTTACCATGATCGGATTCTGTTTTTAGTTGATAATAATACAGTAATTGAGGGAGAATTACAGAGTATAATTTCAGCAGTGAAGAAAGAAATGGCTGAGAAATTCGGAGAGTTTAATTCAGGGCAGATTGAGAATTTTATTAACAATTATCTGAGAATTGATTTTGTTATTCTTAATGAAAAAACTATAAACGAAATTATAGGAAAAAGTGGAAAAGCTGGAAATAACATAGCTATAATACTGAATGATGCTTTGGATGCATTGGAGCTAATGGCAGCAGGTAAGGGAAGAACAGATATGAACTTATTTGCTTCGTTCTTTGCAGGCCAGAAAGGCAATCGGAATATCTATATTAAAGAAAGTAAGCTATTTACAGATACCAGACCAAATAGTCAGTTGGTTATAAAACATCCAGATGATAGTTCCGATTTAAAATCAATTGAAGACATTGCTCTATCTCGAAAGAAAGAGGAAAATTCCTCTGAAGAGATTCCTGATGGTGGGGTAACACCGACCAGAAGCGAATACTACGCAGTCGTTAATTCGGATGGGGATAAGGTCGGAACTCTTTTGAAAGCTTTATGTAAAAATGTAGATATCTCCCAACAGTCTGATAGGATAAATAGTTTTTCGAAGGCTTGTTTAGACTATGCTGGTGAAGCGGCTAAACTTGTCGGAAAATATGGGGGGATGACTATTTATGCTGGTGGGGATGATTTACTGTTTATTGCTCCTGTTCATTCTCTTTTCTCCTTATGTAGTGAATTGGACGAAATGTTCAAAAAAACATTGAAAAAAGGTCTGGAAGAAGTAGAACTGCCAGATGATAGCATCAATGTCAGCTTGTCTTTTGGTGTTGCTGTTCAGTATGTCAAATATCCTCTATATGAAGCGCTGGAAAGAGCTAGAGTTCAACTTTATAAGGCTAAAGAAAGTTGCGGTAAACGTCCGAATGGTAGTGAAATCAGTGGAGGTAATCGTCTAGGGATAGAGTTGGTAAAACACAGCGGAAAAACCGTTCAATTGATGGTAGAAAACGAGAAGTTAGAGATGATTGATAATCTGATAAACTATCGAGCAACTACGAACGATCAAGCACTGGAATCGGTCCTCTATAATCTACAGGATACAGAAATTATTTTTAAGTTGTTGTTTGAAAAAACCGCACAGAATGAATTTGACTTTCAAAAATATAAAACTAGATTTTTAAATAACTTTAACAATCCTAACCAGTTGACCTATCATGACTATCTGGAAAAAATAGCTGAATTTTTCTATAACAACTATTTGGAAGAATATCAAGATCAAGATATGGTAGATACGAAAGAAAAGGTTGATGGAATTTGTACAAAGCGAAATATGAGTATAGGAGAATACTATACCAAGGAGTTGCAGGCTATTTTATTTTTGGTAAAGTTTTGGCAGGGAGGTAAGTGA
- a CDS encoding 2-C-methyl-D-erythritol 4-phosphate cytidylyltransferase, producing the protein MIYAGILAGGTGTRMGISNLPKQFLELGDRPILVHTIEKFVLEPSIEKIVVGVHGDWVSHAEDLVDKYLPLHKERIIITKGGADRNTSIEKIIEAIDAYRPLTSEDIVVTHDSVRPFITLRMIQDNIKLAQNHDAVDTVVEAVDTIVESTNGQFITDIPNRAHLYQGQTPQTFRCKDFMDLYGSLSAEEKEILTDACKIFVIKGKDVALAKGEYSNLKITTVTDLKIAKSMIEEE; encoded by the coding sequence ATGATTTATGCAGGAATTCTTGCCGGTGGAACTGGCACACGTATGGGAATCAGTAACTTGCCAAAACAATTTTTAGAGCTAGGTGATCGACCTATATTGGTTCATACAATTGAAAAATTTGTCTTGGAACCAAGCATTGAAAAAATTGTGGTTGGGGTTCATGGAGACTGGGTTTCCCATGCAGAGGATCTTGTAGATAAATATCTGCCCCTTCATAAGGAACGTATCATCATTACAAAAGGTGGTGCTGACCGCAATACGAGTATTGAGAAAATCATTGAAGCTATCGATGCTTATCGTCCGCTTACTTCAGAGGATATCGTTGTTACACACGATTCTGTTCGTCCATTCATTACGCTTCGCATGATTCAAGACAATATCAAACTTGCTCAAAATCATGACGCAGTGGACACAGTGGTAGAAGCGGTTGATACTATCGTTGAAAGTACTAATGGTCAATTTATTACAGATATTCCAAATCGTGCTCACCTCTATCAAGGACAAACACCTCAAACATTCCGTTGTAAGGACTTCATGGACCTTTACGGTTCTCTCTCTGCCGAAGAGAAAGAAATCTTAACAGATGCATGTAAAATCTTTGTGATCAAAGGAAAAGATGTGGCCTTGGCTAAAGGTGAATATTCAAATCTGAAAATTACTACAGTAACAGATCTGAAGATTGCAAAAAGCATGATTGAGGAAGAGTAA
- the cas6 gene encoding CRISPR-associated endoribonuclease Cas6 yields the protein MQLLIELKKIDQFSLPVNYNYLLQSMIYNLLDNKEKLSRKIHETGYQIEDKHFKLFTFSLLRGQYKIHGKRIEFLDKVRFEIRTVDKNILLTIVESLLNLETLRIGQNLVKILNVKIGEKKLTGTSYKIRMISPLVVRSTDADTKKTLYYNPFDTEFKSRIMENFERKYQAYYHKVPTGRFDIEPINYSLKNKFVTKYKDFLITGWRGEFEIRGDAEVLDFLYQVGLGEKNSMGFGMFVIEE from the coding sequence ATGCAATTATTGATTGAACTGAAAAAAATTGATCAGTTTAGCTTGCCAGTGAATTATAATTATCTCCTTCAATCGATGATTTATAATCTATTAGATAATAAAGAAAAACTATCTAGAAAAATTCATGAGACGGGCTATCAGATAGAGGATAAACATTTTAAACTGTTCACATTTTCGTTATTGAGAGGTCAATATAAAATCCACGGAAAACGAATAGAATTTCTTGATAAGGTGCGATTTGAAATTCGTACAGTTGACAAAAACATTTTATTGACTATTGTGGAGTCTTTGTTGAATCTAGAGACATTGAGGATTGGGCAGAACCTTGTAAAAATTTTAAATGTAAAAATTGGAGAGAAGAAATTGACGGGGACCTCTTATAAGATTCGGATGATTTCTCCCTTGGTGGTTCGTTCTACAGATGCTGACACCAAAAAAACATTGTATTACAATCCGTTTGATACAGAATTTAAGAGCAGAATCATGGAGAATTTTGAGAGGAAATATCAAGCTTATTATCATAAAGTACCGACAGGTAGATTTGATATAGAACCGATAAATTATTCTTTAAAAAATAAGTTTGTTACCAAATACAAAGACTTTCTCATAACAGGTTGGAGAGGAGAATTTGAGATAAGAGGAGATGCGGAGGTGTTAGATTTCCTCTATCAAGTTGGGCTTGGTGAGAAGAATTCAATGGGATTCGGGATGTTTGTGATTGAAGAATAG
- a CDS encoding DMT family transporter, protein MKNKNGVSFGLLSGIFWGLGLTISAYIFSIFTDLSPFVVAAAHDFLSIFILLAFLLVKEGKVRLSIFLNIRNVSVIIGALLAGPIGMQANLYAVKYIGSSLASSVSAIYPAISVLLAFFFLKHKISKNTVFGIVLIIGGIIAQTYKVEQVNSFYIGILCALVCAIAWGSESVLSSFAMESELSEIEALLIRQVTSFLSYLVIVLFSHQSFAEVANGQLLGLMIVFAAFDMISYLAYYIAINRLQPAKATGLNVSYVVWTVLFAVVFLGAPLDMLTIITSLVVIAGVYIIIKE, encoded by the coding sequence ATGAAAAATAAAAATGGAGTTTCTTTTGGTCTACTCTCAGGTATTTTCTGGGGTTTAGGTCTAACGATTAGTGCTTATATCTTTTCGATTTTTACAGATTTGTCGCCCTTTGTAGTGGCTGCTGCTCACGATTTCTTGAGTATCTTTATCCTACTAGCTTTTCTCTTGGTAAAAGAAGGAAAAGTTCGCCTCTCAATTTTCTTAAATATTCGCAATGTTAGTGTGATCATCGGAGCCTTGCTAGCAGGCCCTATCGGTATGCAGGCCAATCTTTATGCGGTTAAGTATATCGGAAGTTCCTTGGCTTCATCAGTATCGGCTATTTATCCTGCGATTTCAGTTTTATTGGCTTTCTTCTTTTTGAAGCACAAGATTTCGAAAAATACTGTGTTTGGGATTGTCTTGATTATTGGAGGGATAATTGCTCAGACCTATAAGGTTGAACAGGTCAATTCCTTCTACATTGGGATTCTCTGTGCTTTGGTTTGTGCCATTGCATGGGGAAGTGAGAGTGTTCTAAGCTCTTTTGCTATGGAAAGTGAATTAAGTGAAATCGAAGCCCTCTTAATCCGCCAAGTGACTTCATTCTTGTCCTATCTTGTGATTGTGCTCTTCTCTCATCAGTCATTTGCAGAAGTGGCCAATGGACAATTGTTAGGTCTTATGATTGTCTTTGCAGCCTTTGATATGATTTCCTATTTGGCTTATTATATCGCTATCAATCGCTTGCAACCAGCCAAGGCTACAGGCTTGAATGTGAGCTATGTAGTATGGACAGTCTTGTTTGCAGTTGTTTTCTTAGGTGCACCGCTAGATATGCTGACCATTATTACGTCACTTGTCGTCATTGCTGGAGTTTATATTATTATTAAAGAATAA
- the cmr6 gene encoding type III-B CRISPR module RAMP protein Cmr6, whose amino-acid sequence MMFSSKNMSYIYYHEYFEGLEERKGASGLVYELGGSPSSEEQFRERNKALQDFKFDLSLSPLEHLKNASKGVASVQTFSLETIYPGLMIGTGNPHDLKSKGSIYSGFSFDYVTGLPYIPGSSVKGVLKSVFPRKEDAKDDINQQKMEYIQSLLEPELSDEEIYDLKDDIFEDNDVFLDAYPTSKNKTKQQCLALEFITPHSDIIKNPIPINCLKVKPGISFEFGFYLNECQLSDGVQITVKQKIELFKSILTDVGIGAKTNVGFGQLE is encoded by the coding sequence ATGATGTTTAGTTCAAAAAACATGTCTTATATCTACTATCATGAATATTTTGAAGGATTAGAGGAGAGGAAAGGAGCATCAGGTTTAGTTTATGAACTGGGTGGATCACCATCTAGTGAAGAGCAATTTCGTGAGAGAAATAAGGCTTTGCAGGATTTTAAATTTGACCTTTCTCTATCGCCTTTGGAGCATTTAAAAAATGCTTCAAAAGGTGTAGCAAGTGTTCAAACCTTTTCTTTGGAAACTATTTATCCTGGCCTCATGATAGGAACTGGCAATCCCCATGATTTGAAATCAAAGGGTTCTATTTATTCTGGCTTTTCTTTTGATTATGTAACGGGACTGCCCTATATACCTGGATCCTCTGTCAAAGGAGTACTGAAAAGCGTCTTTCCTAGGAAAGAAGATGCCAAAGATGATATTAATCAACAAAAGATGGAGTATATTCAGTCACTTCTCGAACCAGAACTCTCGGATGAAGAAATCTATGATTTGAAAGATGATATTTTTGAAGATAATGATGTCTTTTTAGATGCTTATCCAACTTCTAAAAATAAAACAAAGCAACAGTGTTTAGCTTTGGAATTCATTACGCCTCATAGTGACATTATCAAGAATCCTATTCCAATCAACTGTCTGAAAGTTAAGCCTGGAATCTCTTTTGAATTTGGCTTTTATCTGAATGAGTGTCAGCTTTCAGATGGAGTTCAAATTACGGTTAAACAAAAAATAGAGTTATTTAAAAGCATCTTGACTGATGTAGGCATTGGCGCCAAAACGAATGTTGGTTTCGGACAGTTAGAGTAG
- a CDS encoding RAMP superfamily CRISPR-associated protein codes for MKAKIFVIECLTNLHVGNGDVNFNIIDNEVERDVVTGFPTINSSGVKGALRAFFEENDLSNIDEIFGSENSKVTTSGALKFLSANLLALPIRSVSGGDKPYSIHAPKTACEDFNQMIENFQLESVSIEDIKGVDEKITLDQDNSCFEKYGLPVIARNSVGEQTNLWYEEVVPHKSIFYFAVVASTSESENLLEAFTDSVREKIIQFGANASVGYGLCKVIKVISGNEEGANNG; via the coding sequence ATGAAAGCAAAAATTTTTGTCATTGAATGTTTAACAAATTTGCATGTAGGAAATGGAGATGTTAATTTTAACATCATTGATAACGAAGTGGAGCGAGATGTTGTGACGGGATTCCCGACGATTAACTCCTCAGGCGTTAAAGGTGCTCTGAGGGCCTTCTTTGAAGAAAACGACTTATCGAACATTGATGAAATATTCGGTTCGGAAAATAGTAAGGTTACTACTTCAGGAGCATTAAAATTTCTTAGCGCGAATCTACTAGCCCTGCCAATTCGTTCGGTAAGTGGTGGGGATAAACCCTATTCAATCCATGCTCCGAAAACAGCCTGTGAAGATTTTAACCAAATGATTGAAAATTTTCAGTTAGAATCTGTTTCAATAGAAGATATAAAGGGTGTCGATGAGAAGATAACTCTGGACCAAGATAATTCTTGCTTTGAAAAATATGGTTTACCAGTAATTGCTCGGAATAGTGTTGGAGAACAAACTAATTTGTGGTATGAGGAAGTAGTACCCCACAAGTCGATTTTCTATTTTGCAGTGGTGGCTTCAACTAGTGAGTCAGAAAACCTTTTAGAGGCTTTTACAGATTCGGTGAGAGAGAAAATTATCCAGTTTGGTGCAAATGCTTCCGTAGGTTATGGACTTTGCAAGGTTATTAAAGTGATTTCAGGAAATGAAGAAGGAGCAAACAATGGATAA
- a CDS encoding ribitol-5-phosphate dehydrogenase: MINQIYQLTKPKFINVKYQEEAIDQENHILIRPNYMAVCHADQRYYQGKRDPKILNKKLPMAMIHESCGTVISDPTGTYEVGQKVVMIPNQPPMQSDKEFYENYMTGTHFLSSGFDGFMREFVSLPKDRVVAYDAIEDTVAAITEFVSVGMHAMNRLLTLAHSKRDRIAVIGDGSLAFVVANIINYTLPEAEIVVIGRHWEKLELFSFAKECYITDNIPEDLAFDHAFECCGGDGTGPAINDLIRYIRPQGTILMMGVSEYKVNLNTRDALEKGLLLVGSSRSGRIDFENAIQMMEVKKFANRLKNILYLEEPVREIKDIHRVFATDLNTAFKTVFKWEV, from the coding sequence ATGATTAATCAAATTTACCAATTAACAAAGCCTAAGTTTATCAATGTCAAATACCAGGAAGAGGCCATTGACCAAGAGAATCATATCCTCATCCGCCCTAACTACATGGCTGTCTGTCATGCGGATCAGCGTTACTACCAGGGAAAACGTGATCCCAAGATTTTGAATAAAAAGCTTCCAATGGCAATGATTCACGAGTCATGTGGAACCGTCATTTCTGACCCGACAGGAACCTACGAGGTTGGTCAAAAAGTTGTCATGATTCCGAATCAGCCTCCTATGCAGAGTGATAAAGAATTCTATGAGAACTACATGACAGGGACCCATTTCTTGTCTAGTGGCTTTGATGGCTTTATGAGAGAATTTGTTTCTCTTCCTAAAGATCGTGTGGTGGCTTATGATGCTATCGAAGATACGGTTGCAGCCATTACAGAGTTTGTAAGTGTCGGTATGCACGCTATGAATCGTCTATTGACCCTTGCTCATAGCAAGCGGGACCGAATCGCCGTTATCGGAGATGGAAGTTTAGCATTTGTGGTTGCCAATATTATCAACTATACTTTGCCAGAAGCAGAGATTGTGGTTATTGGTCGTCATTGGGAAAAATTGGAACTTTTCTCATTTGCCAAAGAATGCTATATTACTGACAATATTCCTGAAGATTTGGCCTTTGACCACGCTTTTGAGTGTTGTGGTGGTGATGGTACTGGACCAGCCATTAATGACTTGATTCGCTATATTCGTCCTCAGGGAACGATTCTCATGATGGGAGTTAGCGAGTATAAAGTCAATCTCAATACACGCGATGCCTTAGAAAAAGGCTTGCTCTTAGTTGGATCTTCTCGTTCTGGTCGCATCGATTTTGAAAATGCAATCCAAATGATGGAAGTCAAGAAATTTGCCAATCGTCTTAAAAATATCCTTTATCTAGAAGAACCTGTAAGAGAAATTAAAGATATTCACCGTGTCTTTGCAACCGATTTAAACACAGCCTTTAAAACCGTGTTTAAGTGGGAAGTATAG
- a CDS encoding type III-B CRISPR module-associated protein Cmr5 translates to MDKNRINQLLPIAVEVIEKELTEPIPNEFRGYIASFGAAITMGSLPAAVAYYSAKSKNAKEDRTKLPVMILEVLKKENTAITATTLFEYVTSFKNDNESFAIKEDVLHAAIAIKLGLNLFEIESKDEKIKEDEKNGG, encoded by the coding sequence ATGGATAAGAACAGAATTAATCAGTTGCTTCCTATTGCTGTTGAGGTTATTGAAAAGGAGCTTACGGAGCCAATTCCAAATGAGTTTAGAGGCTATATCGCTTCTTTTGGAGCTGCTATTACAATGGGAAGTCTCCCAGCCGCAGTTGCCTACTATTCGGCTAAATCCAAAAATGCCAAAGAAGATCGTACCAAGTTACCTGTTATGATTTTGGAAGTTTTGAAAAAAGAAAACACAGCTATTACGGCCACCACCTTGTTTGAGTATGTGACATCGTTCAAAAATGATAATGAGAGTTTCGCTATCAAAGAAGATGTATTGCATGCAGCAATTGCGATTAAACTAGGCTTAAACTTGTTTGAAATTGAGTCAAAAGATGAAAAAATCAAGGAAGACGAGAAAAATGGAGGGTAA
- a CDS encoding PTS sugar transporter subunit IIA → MGLDHFFDKNLVFCLEADNQEHLFDQVATLLEEREIVTPTYREALITREKSFPTGLDMEFLGKDLPNVAIPHTDIVHNLAEKVVVVRLEKPVTFHNMIAPDKEVEVSLLFFIINNSSSSQTNILAQLMDFFTGNGHLEDLAKISEPEAIYAYIAEAIA, encoded by the coding sequence ATGGGATTAGATCATTTCTTTGACAAAAACCTTGTGTTTTGCTTAGAAGCGGATAATCAAGAACATCTCTTTGATCAGGTTGCAACTTTATTGGAAGAACGAGAAATCGTGACTCCAACCTATCGTGAAGCCTTGATCACGCGTGAAAAGTCATTTCCAACTGGCCTAGATATGGAATTTTTGGGTAAGGATTTGCCGAATGTGGCTATTCCTCACACGGATATTGTTCATAATCTAGCCGAAAAAGTTGTGGTCGTTCGATTAGAAAAACCAGTGACTTTCCACAATATGATTGCGCCAGATAAGGAAGTAGAAGTATCCTTGCTCTTCTTTATCATTAATAACTCAAGTTCAAGTCAAACGAACATTCTTGCTCAGTTGATGGACTTCTTTACAGGAAATGGTCATTTGGAAGATTTGGCTAAAATTTCTGAACCAGAAGCTATCTATGCTTATATTGCTGAAGCAATTGCTTAA
- a CDS encoding PTS sugar transporter subunit IIB has translation MIKILAACGAGVNSSHQIKSALEEELSNRGFDVHCDAVMVKDVNEDLIKGYDIFTPIAATDLGFDPGIPVIEAGPILFRIPAMSAPVFDNIEAAIKEHGLS, from the coding sequence ATGATTAAAATTCTTGCTGCCTGCGGTGCAGGTGTTAACTCAAGCCACCAAATTAAAAGTGCTCTTGAAGAAGAACTTTCAAACCGCGGTTTCGATGTTCACTGTGATGCGGTAATGGTCAAAGACGTTAATGAAGACCTTATCAAAGGTTATGACATCTTCACACCAATTGCTGCTACAGACCTTGGTTTTGACCCAGGTATTCCAGTTATCGAAGCTGGACCAATCTTATTCCGTATCCCAGCTATGAGTGCTCCAGTATTTGACAATATTGAAGCAGCTATCAAAGAACACGGATTAAGCTAA
- a CDS encoding sugar phosphate nucleotidyltransferase, producing MKAIILAAGLGTRLRPMTENTPKALVQVNQKPLIEYQIEFLKEKGINDIIIIVGYLKEQFDYLKEKYGVRLVFNDKYADYNNFYSLYLVKEELANSYVIDADNYLFKNMFRNDLTRSTYFSVYREDCTNEWFLVYGDDYKVQDIIVDSKAGRILSGVSFWDAPTAEKIVNFIDKAYASGEFVDLYWDNMVKDNIKELDVYVEELEGNSIYEIDSVQDYHKLEEILKNEN from the coding sequence GTGAAAGCCATCATCTTAGCAGCGGGATTGGGAACTCGCTTGCGTCCTATGACTGAAAATACCCCTAAAGCCTTGGTTCAGGTTAATCAAAAACCCTTGATTGAATACCAAATTGAGTTTCTCAAAGAAAAAGGAATCAATGACATCATCATCATCGTTGGTTATCTTAAAGAACAATTCGATTACTTAAAAGAAAAATATGGTGTTCGCCTCGTTTTCAATGATAAATACGCTGATTACAATAACTTTTACTCTCTCTATCTTGTAAAAGAAGAATTGGCCAACAGCTATGTTATTGATGCAGATAACTATCTCTTTAAAAATATGTTCCGTAATGACTTGACACGTTCGACTTATTTTAGTGTTTATCGTGAAGATTGTACCAACGAATGGTTCTTGGTCTATGGAGATGACTACAAGGTTCAAGACATTATTGTTGATAGCAAGGCAGGTCGTATCCTTAGTGGTGTATCCTTCTGGGATGCTCCAACAGCAGAAAAAATTGTTAACTTTATTGACAAGGCCTATGCAAGTGGTGAATTTGTTGATCTCTATTGGGACAATATGGTTAAGGATAATATCAAAGAGCTAGATGTCTATGTTGAAGAATTAGAAGGCAATAGCATCTATGAGATCGATAGTGTCCAAGACTATCATAAATTAGAAGAAATTCTTAAAAACGAAAATTAA
- the licA gene encoding choline kinase LicA: MEKIIKEKISSLLSEEEEVLSVEQLGGMTNQNYLVKTTNKQYIVKFFGKGTEKLINRQDEKYNLELLKDLDLDVKNYLFDIEAGIKVNEYIESAITLDSTSIKTKFDKIAPILQTIHASGKELRGEFAPFEEIKKYESLIEEKIPYANYEAVREEVFSLEKRLADLGVDRKSCHIDLVPENFIESPQGRLYLIDWEYSSMNDPMWDLAALFLESEFTPQEEEAFLSHYESEQTPVSREKIAIYKILQDAIWSLWTVYKEEQGADFGDYGVNRYQRAVKGLSYYGGSDEK; the protein is encoded by the coding sequence GTGGAGAAAATCATTAAAGAGAAAATTTCTTCCCTACTTAGTGAAGAAGAGGAAGTCCTCAGTGTTGAACAACTGGGGGGAATGACCAATCAAAACTATTTGGTCAAAACAACAAATAAGCAATACATCGTTAAGTTCTTTGGTAAAGGGACAGAAAAGCTGATCAATCGTCAAGATGAAAAGTACAATCTTGAACTACTAAAGGATTTAGACTTAGATGTAAAAAATTATCTTTTTGATATTGAAGCTGGTATCAAAGTAAATGAGTATATCGAATCTGCGATTACGCTTGATTCAACGTCAATCAAGACCAAGTTTGATAAAATTGCTCCAATTTTACAAACCATTCATGCTTCTGGTAAGGAATTAAGAGGAGAATTTGCTCCTTTTGAAGAAATCAAAAAATACGAATCCTTGATTGAAGAAAAAATCCCTTATGCTAACTATGAAGCAGTTCGAGAAGAAGTCTTTTCCTTAGAGAAAAGACTGGCTGACTTAGGTGTTGACAGAAAATCTTGTCATATCGATTTGGTGCCTGAAAACTTTATCGAATCACCTCAAGGACGACTTTATCTGATTGACTGGGAATATTCATCAATGAATGATCCAATGTGGGATTTGGCAGCCCTCTTTTTAGAGTCCGAATTCACTCCCCAAGAGGAAGAAGCTTTCTTATCTCACTATGAGAGTGAGCAAACACCTGTCTCTCGTGAAAAGATTGCCATCTATAAAATTTTGCAAGATGCTATTTGGAGTCTATGGACTGTCTATAAGGAAGAGCAAGGCGCAGATTTTGGTGACTATGGTGTGAATCGTTACCAAAGAGCTGTTAAAGGTTTGTCATATTATGGAGGTTCAGATGAAAAATAA